The genomic DNA CCTACGTGCAGGTCTTCGACGAGGAGGGGGCGCTGGACAAGTTCGAGGCTTTCGCGTCGCTCAACGGCGCCCGCTTCCACGGTCTGGAGCCGAATGCCGGGACCGTCACCCTGGAGCGCCGGGAGAGCCGCATCGCCGAGGCCGTCGCGGTCGACGACACGGCGGTGGTGGTGTTCCGCGGCGAGGAGACGCTGCCCTGGTCGGTGGCGTGACCGCCTAGGCTGGGACCGCGCACCGTCATCGCGGGCGCGGCGAGGCGACCCCGGGCAGCGCGAGATCGGTGACCGTCGGGCGACATGGGGTTGCTTCGCCGCGCTCACCCAGACGGATACCGGCCAGCCATCTAATCGGCCGAAGCCATCTTTGCCCGGATCCAACCTCCGGTTACCGATCGTCCGTCGATCCGGAGGAGGGTAAGATGCAGGACGCGCGACAGGACGGCATCACCGCCATGGGCGCCGTGGACCTCGCCGCCGCCATCCGCGGCCGGGTCGTCTCCTGCGTCGAGGTGATGCGCGCCTATCTGGAGCGGATCCATCGGATCAACCCGCAGGTGAACGCCCTCGTGGGCCTGGCCGACGACGCCGCGCTCCTGCGGGAGGCCGAGGCCGCCGACGCCGTCCTGGCGCGCGGTGAGCCCGTCGGCCCGCTGCACGGCTTCCCGCTGGCGGTGAAGGATCTCGACCCGGTCCGCGGCCTGCGGTTCACGCAGGGCTCGCCGATCTTCGCCGACCGGGTCGCCGAGACGGACTCGATCATGGTCACCCGCCTGCGCGCCGCCGGGGCGATCTTCATCGGCAAGACCAACATCCCCGAGTTCGGCCTCGGCTCGCACAGCTTCAACCCGGTCTACGGCGCCACCGGCAACGCCTACGACCCGGCGATGACCGGGGGCGGGTCGAGCGGCGGCGCCGCCGTGGCGGTGGCGCTGCGGATGCAGCCGGTGGCCGACGGCAGCGACCATGCCGGCTCCCTGCGGAATCCGCCCGCCTTCAACAACTGCTACGGCCTGCGCCCGAGCTGGGGCCGGATCCCGGCCGAGGCCAAGGACGTGTTCAGCCCGAATCTCGGCGTGCTCGGGGCGATCGGGCGCACGCCGGGCGATATCGGCCTGATGCTCTCGGTGCTGGCGGGCTACGATCCGCGCTGCCCGAACGCCGTCCGGCAGGACCCGTCCGCCTTCGCGCGCCCGCTCGCCCGCGACTTCCGCGGGACGCGGATCGCGTGGCTCGGCGATTGCGGCGGCGAGATCCCGTTCGATCCCGGCGTGCTCGATGTCGGGCGCGCCGCCCTGGCGACCTTCGCGGAGATCGGCTGCACCGTCGAGGAGGCGATGCCGCGCTACGACATGGAGCGGCTCTGGCAGGACTGGCTGGTGCTGCGGGCCCTCACCGTCGCGGCGAACCTCCGCCCGCTCTACGACGAGCCCCGCCACCGGGCCCTGCTCAAGCCGGAGGCGGTCTGGGAGGTCGAGCGGGGACTGGCGCTCGGCGCCGACCGGATCATCGCGGCGCTGGAGGGGCGCACCCGCTGGTACGAGACCCTGCGCCGCTTCATGGAGGCCTACGACTACGTGGTCATGCCCAGCGCCCAGGTCTTCCCGTTCGACAAGAGCCTGCGCTGGCCCGAGACCGTGGGCGGCCACGCGATGGACACCTACCACCGCTGGATGCAGATCACGATTCCCGCGACGATGTCGGGCCTGCCGGCGCTGGCCGTGCCGGCCGGGTTCGGGGAGGCCGGGCTGCCCGCGGGCATCCAGATCGTCGGTCCCAACCACGGCGAGCTCGCCTGCCTGCAGCTCGGTGCCGCCTACGACGCGGCGAGCAACTGGGTCCGCCGCTACCCGCCGCCGCTGAACTGAGGGAGCGGCTCGTCGACCAAGCCGGCGCAAACAAGCGCCGGACGCGTTGACCCGCCCCGCGCTCTCCGCTAAGAGGCCCGACACTTCGCGTGCCGACCATGAGCCAGTTCCGGATCATGGGGCCGCCGCGGGGCAGGTTCGGATATCCGATGACCACGGTCCTTATTGTAGCGGTAGCGTCACCGACGGGGCGGCCCTGAGAGAGGGCCGCGATCCGGGCGGTGGCGCATGCAGGGTCCCTCGGGGCCCTTTTTTGTTGCCCGCGTCCGGGCGGGACAGGACTGGGACGGACGGAGATCCGAGGCGAGAGACACCTTCGGGCGAGGCGGAGACCGCCCCGCGTGACGGGGGTGCCGGGAGAGAGAACGGGGCAGGGCGGCGATCACGGGATCGCGGTGGCTCCGGAGAGCGCGAGGAGACGAGCATGGGCGGCGAGGTCATGACCGGGGCCGAGATGGTCATCCGGGCCTTCCAGGATCAGGGTGTCGACACGCTGTTCGGGTACCCGGGCGGCGCCGTACTTCCGATCTACGACGCGCTCTTCCACCAGAACGCCGTCAAGCACATCCTCGTCCGCCACGAGCAGGGCGCCGTCCACGCCGCGGAGGGCTATGCCCGCTCCTCCGGCAAGGTCGGCTGCGTCCTCGTGACGTCGGGCCCCGGCGCGACCAACATCGTCACCGGACTCACCGACGCGATGCTGGACTCGATCCCGCTGGTCTGCATCACCGGACAGGTCCCGACGCACCTGATCGGCACCGACGCGTTCCAGGAATGCGACACGGTCGGCATCACGCGCCACTGCACGAAGCACAATTACCTCGTCAAATCGATCGACGACCTGCCGCGCATCCTGCACGAGGCGTTCTACGTCGCGGCGAACGGCCGTCCCGGTCCGGTCGTGGTCGACCTGCCCAAGGACATCCAGTTCGCCTCCGGCCTCTACGAGCGCCCCGAGATCGCGAGCCACAAGACCTACCGCCCGGCCGTCAAGGGCGACGCCGACCGGATCCGCGCGGCCGTCGAGCTGATGGCGACCGCGCGCCGGCCGGTCTTCTACACCGGCGGCGGCGTCATCAACTCGGGTCCTGAGGCCTCGCGCCTGCTGCGCGAGCTCGTCCGCGAGACCGGCTTCCCGATCACCTCGACCCTGATGGGGCTCGGCGCCTATCCGGGCACGGACGAGAAGTTCCTGGGCATGCTCGGCATGCACGGGACCTACGAGGCCAACCTCGCGATGCACGAGTGCGACGTGATGATCTGCGTCGGCGCCCGGTTCGACGACCGGATCACCGGCCGGCTCGACGCGTTCTCGCCGTTCTCGAAGAAGATCCACATCGACGTCGACGCCTCCTCGATCAACAAGGTCGTCAAGGTCGATGTCGGGATCGTCGGCGACTGCGCGTCGGTGCTCGCCGACATGCTGGAGGCGTGGCGCGCCTTGCCGTCGCGGCCCGACACGTCGAACCTCGATCCGTGGTTCCAGAAGATCAACGCCTGGAAGGCGCGGGACTGCCTCGCCTACTGGCCGTCGGGCACGATCATCAAGCCGCAATACGCCGTGCAGCGCCTCTACGAGGCCTGCAAGGACCGCGAGACCTACATCACCACCGAGGTCGGCCAGCACCAGATGTGGGCGGCCCAGTACTTCAAGTACGACGAGCCGAACCGGTGGATGACGTCGGGCGGCCTCGGCACGATGGGCTACGGCCTGCCGGCGGCGATCGGCACGCAGCTCGCGCACCCGAACGGGCTCGTCATCGACATCGCCGGCGAGGCCTCGATCCTGATGAACATGCAGGAGATGTCGACGGCGGTGCAGTACCGCCTGCCGATCAAGGTGTTCATCCTGAACAACGAGTACATGGGCATGGTCCGCCAGTGGCAGGAGCTGCTGCACGGCTCGCGCTACTCGCAGAGCTACTCGGAGAGCCTGCCGGACTTCGTGAAGCTCGCGGAGGCCTACGGCGCCAAGGGCATGCGCTGCGAGAAGCCGGGCGACCTCGACGGCGCCATCGCGGAGATGCTCGCCCACGACGGCCCGGTGATCTTCGACTGCATCGTCGACAAGACCGAGAACTGCTTCCCGATGATCCCGTCGGGCAAGGCGCACAACGAGATGCTCCTGTCCGATTACCTCGGCGAGACCGGCGTCGAACTCGGCGACGTGATCTCCGAGGAAGGCAAGATGCTGGTGTGAGGGAGGGCGGCCCGGCTCCGTGCCGGGCCGCGATCCGCCGCTGCGGCGGCGTTGGGTCGAACGACGAGGACTTGCCCCGCGATGAACGCGATGAACACCCACTATCCCGAGCCCGTCCGCGTCGAGCCGGTGAACCGGCACACGCTCGCGGTGATCGTCGACAACGAGCCCGGCGTGCTCGCCCGCATCTCCGGCATGTTCTCCGGTCGCGGCTACAACATCGAGAGCCTGACGGTCTCCGAGACCGAGGAGGCGCGCCACATCTCCCGCATCACCATCGTGACCGCGGGCACGAACGCCGTGATCGAGCAGATCAAGGCGCAGCTCGACCGGCTGGTGCCGGTGCACCGGGTGGTGGACCTGACGCTCCAGGGCAACGCCATCGAGCGCGAGATCTGCCTGGTGAAGGTGAAGGGCGAGGGCGAGCACCGCAGCGAGGCGCTTCGGCTCGCCGCCGCCTTCGGCGCCAAGACGCTCGACGCCACGCTCAACTCCTTCGTGTTCGAATTGACCGGCGCCACCGAGGAGATCGACCGGTTCGTGCGCCTGATGAGCGTGATCGGGCTGGTGGAGATCTGCCGGACCGGGATCTCCGCGATGGGGCGCGGGGCGGAGCCGCTCTAAGCTTCCGACGCGCGGCTCATCGGTGCCGGGGGGAGCCGATCGAGGCCGTCGCGTCGCGCCTGAGTTCGTCGATCAAGGACCACCCATGACCGCCCGTACGCTCTACTACGCCCCCGGCGCCTGCTCGCTCGCCGCCCACATCATCCTGGAGGAATCCGGGCTCCCCTACGAGGGCATCAAGCTCGACCTCGCGGCGGGCGACCAGCGCCGGCCGGAATACCTCGCGATCAACGATCGCGGCCGCGTGCCGGCGCTGACCGAGGACGGCTGGGTGCTCACCGAGTGCGCGGCCATCCTGCGCCACGTCGCCCGTCAGGTGCCGGAGAAGGCGCTGTGGCCCACGGATCTCCGCGAGCAGGCCGCCACCGACGAGTGGCTCGGCTGGCTCGCCTGCAACCACCATGTCACTTATGCCCATGTCCGCCGGCCCGAGCGCTACACCGAGGACGAGAGCGCCTTCGCGGGCATCAAGGCTAAGGCCGCCAACACCTACGCGGACCTCGCCACCATGACCGAGGTGCGCCTCTCGCACGGCGGCTGGGCGGTGGGTGACCGGTTCAGCGTCGTCGACGCCTACCTGATGGTCTTCTGGTTCTGGGCCAACGGGCCCGTGCTCCGGTTCGACATGGCCGGCCGCTTCCCGGCCTGGACCGCCCATGCCCGCCGCGTCGCCGAGCGGCCGGCCGTGCAGACCGTCTTCGCCCGCGAGGGACTGCCGCTCCCGCGCTGACCCGGTTCGGCCGCGGCACCCCCTTGCCGCGGCCGTCGAATCGGCCTAGAGCGCGTACCGTACGGTACGGTACGCCATTCGAGATGATGCAGGCCAGCGCCACAGCAGAGCAGGAAGCCCCGTCGGCCCGCCAGCAGGCGGTGCTGGACGCCGTGCTCGGCCTCATGGTCGAGGATAGCGAGCAGCTCACCATGGACGCCGTCGCGCGCCGGGCGAGCTGCTCGAAGGAGACGCTCTACAAGTGGTTCGGCGACCGCGACGGGTTGCTGACCGCGACGGTGCGCTGGCAGGCCTCCCGGGTCCATGCCGGGCACGACGCCGCGCAGGTGCTCGACGGCGCGACCCTGCGGGAGCGCCTGCAGGACTTCGCCGTGACGTGGCTGGAGGTCATCACCGGCCCGACCTCGGTGGCGCTGAACCGCATCGCCATCGCGCATGCGGGCTCGCGCAAGAGCAACCTCGGCGGCATCGTGCTCGCGAACGGCCGCTTCGCCATCGGCGAGCGGGTCAAGCCCGTGCTGGAGGCGGGGCGCGCCGCCGGCCTGCTGACCTTCGCCGACAGCGAGGCCGCCTTCC from Methylobacterium radiotolerans JCM 2831 includes the following:
- a CDS encoding amidase, with amino-acid sequence MQDARQDGITAMGAVDLAAAIRGRVVSCVEVMRAYLERIHRINPQVNALVGLADDAALLREAEAADAVLARGEPVGPLHGFPLAVKDLDPVRGLRFTQGSPIFADRVAETDSIMVTRLRAAGAIFIGKTNIPEFGLGSHSFNPVYGATGNAYDPAMTGGGSSGGAAVAVALRMQPVADGSDHAGSLRNPPAFNNCYGLRPSWGRIPAEAKDVFSPNLGVLGAIGRTPGDIGLMLSVLAGYDPRCPNAVRQDPSAFARPLARDFRGTRIAWLGDCGGEIPFDPGVLDVGRAALATFAEIGCTVEEAMPRYDMERLWQDWLVLRALTVAANLRPLYDEPRHRALLKPEAVWEVERGLALGADRIIAALEGRTRWYETLRRFMEAYDYVVMPSAQVFPFDKSLRWPETVGGHAMDTYHRWMQITIPATMSGLPALAVPAGFGEAGLPAGIQIVGPNHGELACLQLGAAYDAASNWVRRYPPPLN
- a CDS encoding acetolactate synthase 3 large subunit, whose translation is MGGEVMTGAEMVIRAFQDQGVDTLFGYPGGAVLPIYDALFHQNAVKHILVRHEQGAVHAAEGYARSSGKVGCVLVTSGPGATNIVTGLTDAMLDSIPLVCITGQVPTHLIGTDAFQECDTVGITRHCTKHNYLVKSIDDLPRILHEAFYVAANGRPGPVVVDLPKDIQFASGLYERPEIASHKTYRPAVKGDADRIRAAVELMATARRPVFYTGGGVINSGPEASRLLRELVRETGFPITSTLMGLGAYPGTDEKFLGMLGMHGTYEANLAMHECDVMICVGARFDDRITGRLDAFSPFSKKIHIDVDASSINKVVKVDVGIVGDCASVLADMLEAWRALPSRPDTSNLDPWFQKINAWKARDCLAYWPSGTIIKPQYAVQRLYEACKDRETYITTEVGQHQMWAAQYFKYDEPNRWMTSGGLGTMGYGLPAAIGTQLAHPNGLVIDIAGEASILMNMQEMSTAVQYRLPIKVFILNNEYMGMVRQWQELLHGSRYSQSYSESLPDFVKLAEAYGAKGMRCEKPGDLDGAIAEMLAHDGPVIFDCIVDKTENCFPMIPSGKAHNEMLLSDYLGETGVELGDVISEEGKMLV
- the ilvN gene encoding acetolactate synthase small subunit, whose product is MNAMNTHYPEPVRVEPVNRHTLAVIVDNEPGVLARISGMFSGRGYNIESLTVSETEEARHISRITIVTAGTNAVIEQIKAQLDRLVPVHRVVDLTLQGNAIEREICLVKVKGEGEHRSEALRLAAAFGAKTLDATLNSFVFELTGATEEIDRFVRLMSVIGLVEICRTGISAMGRGAEPL
- a CDS encoding glutathione S-transferase family protein encodes the protein MTARTLYYAPGACSLAAHIILEESGLPYEGIKLDLAAGDQRRPEYLAINDRGRVPALTEDGWVLTECAAILRHVARQVPEKALWPTDLREQAATDEWLGWLACNHHVTYAHVRRPERYTEDESAFAGIKAKAANTYADLATMTEVRLSHGGWAVGDRFSVVDAYLMVFWFWANGPVLRFDMAGRFPAWTAHARRVAERPAVQTVFAREGLPLPR
- a CDS encoding TetR/AcrR family transcriptional regulator C-terminal domain-containing protein, producing MMQASATAEQEAPSARQQAVLDAVLGLMVEDSEQLTMDAVARRASCSKETLYKWFGDRDGLLTATVRWQASRVHAGHDAAQVLDGATLRERLQDFAVTWLEVITGPTSVALNRIAIAHAGSRKSNLGGIVLANGRFAIGERVKPVLEAGRAAGLLTFADSEAAFRTFFGLVGRDIQIRLLLGETLDLDGAEIRRDAGRAVEQFLALYGRAQPDPKHQA